From one Agrobacterium fabrum str. C58 genomic stretch:
- a CDS encoding Zn-dependent hydrolase yields MAEFSINGERLLANLDRFAAIGATEKGGVNRQALTELDREARRLLAKLAIDRGFSVFQDPVANLFIRRNGRDETRAPLLIGSHLDSQPAGGRFDGALGTLCAFEVLETLDDFGIETERPVEVVAFTNEEGCRFAPGCMGSMAFASGTIPQEWQKLLATDNGADFAGELSATLESLPEATMRDLGFPVFAYIEVHIEQGPSLEKRGVPIGIVTGIQGTRWLEVSITGQTAHAGTTALMYRRDPFHAAVNALGSLFPAMMPSDPAARFTVGRMALQPAAVNAIPQTAVFTVDIRHPSSETLDAMENKIRAVTQAAARDQNCEATITQIFDMPPANFPEDILATLDNAAQDRGLATQRMLSGAFHDALFMNRVAPSAMIFVPCRDGLSHNEAEYVEPEHSMAGCNMLLASTLQVLQ; encoded by the coding sequence ATGGCAGAATTTTCGATCAACGGTGAAAGACTGCTGGCAAATCTGGACCGGTTTGCAGCGATCGGAGCAACCGAAAAGGGTGGCGTCAACCGGCAGGCGCTCACTGAACTGGATCGCGAGGCAAGACGGCTGCTGGCGAAACTTGCGATCGACAGAGGATTTTCGGTATTCCAGGATCCCGTCGCCAATCTCTTCATTCGCCGGAACGGCCGCGACGAAACACGTGCACCGCTTCTGATCGGCAGCCACCTTGACAGCCAGCCCGCCGGCGGGCGGTTTGACGGCGCGCTCGGGACGCTTTGCGCATTCGAGGTGCTGGAAACGCTCGATGATTTCGGGATCGAGACGGAACGTCCGGTCGAGGTCGTCGCCTTCACCAACGAGGAAGGTTGCCGTTTCGCCCCGGGCTGCATGGGATCAATGGCTTTCGCCTCCGGAACGATACCACAAGAGTGGCAGAAGCTACTTGCCACAGATAACGGAGCCGATTTTGCGGGAGAACTTTCCGCAACCCTGGAAAGCCTGCCGGAAGCCACGATGCGCGATCTCGGTTTTCCGGTGTTTGCCTATATCGAGGTGCACATCGAGCAGGGCCCTTCCCTTGAGAAACGGGGAGTTCCAATTGGAATAGTGACGGGCATACAGGGCACACGCTGGCTGGAGGTATCGATCACCGGCCAGACCGCTCATGCGGGCACGACGGCACTGATGTATCGACGCGATCCGTTTCACGCGGCGGTTAACGCGCTTGGATCGCTGTTTCCCGCCATGATGCCCTCCGATCCGGCCGCCCGTTTCACGGTGGGGCGAATGGCTTTACAACCCGCTGCGGTCAACGCCATTCCGCAGACCGCGGTTTTTACCGTCGATATCAGGCACCCCTCTTCCGAAACGCTTGACGCAATGGAAAATAAAATTCGCGCGGTCACCCAGGCGGCTGCGAGGGACCAAAATTGTGAAGCGACGATCACACAGATCTTCGATATGCCGCCGGCGAATTTCCCGGAGGATATTCTCGCGACCTTGGATAACGCCGCACAGGATCGGGGTTTGGCAACGCAACGAATGCTATCCGGTGCGTTCCACGACGCCCTCTTCATGAATCGCGTTGCGCCGTCGGCCATGATTTTCGTGCCCTGTCGCGATGGCCTCAGTCACAATGAGGCCGAGTACGTCGAACCCGAACACAGCATGGCGGGATGCAACATGCTTTTGGCCTCAACGCTTCAAGTTCTCCAGTAG
- a CDS encoding aspartate/glutamate racemase family protein, which produces MKTIGILGGMSAASTQIYYRKLCEITRDRLGGLHSPELLIRSLDFAKIETLQARGEWGAAAAILNAEAKALQRGGADFILLATNTMHKLARDMMEGVDIPLLHIADATADRILSAGLSRPGLIATAFTMEQSFYKDRLVAASLHPVLPDADDRRTVHRIIYDELCREIIRDESRSTYEDVARRLVDAGADCMILGCTEVGMLLNQNNVSVPVFDTTLIHCEAAIDLALAT; this is translated from the coding sequence ATGAAAACTATCGGAATTCTCGGCGGCATGTCGGCCGCATCGACGCAGATCTATTATCGCAAGCTCTGCGAGATCACCCGTGATCGCCTTGGCGGCCTTCATTCCCCCGAGCTTTTGATCCGCTCGCTTGATTTTGCGAAGATCGAGACATTGCAGGCGCGCGGCGAATGGGGTGCCGCCGCAGCCATATTGAACGCCGAAGCTAAAGCCCTGCAGCGGGGCGGCGCGGACTTCATCCTGCTTGCGACCAACACGATGCACAAGCTCGCCCGGGACATGATGGAGGGTGTCGATATTCCACTGCTGCATATCGCTGACGCTACCGCTGATCGTATATTAAGCGCAGGGCTCAGCCGGCCGGGCCTGATAGCAACTGCCTTCACCATGGAGCAGAGCTTCTACAAGGACAGGCTGGTTGCGGCGTCGCTCCACCCCGTCCTTCCAGACGCTGACGACCGCAGGACGGTGCACCGCATCATCTACGACGAACTCTGCAGGGAAATTATCCGGGATGAAAGCCGTTCGACCTATGAAGATGTCGCCCGTCGACTGGTCGATGCGGGCGCCGATTGCATGATTCTCGGCTGTACCGAAGTCGGTATGCTCCTCAATCAAAACAATGTTTCGGTCCCCGTCTTCGATACCACGCTCATTCATTGCGAGGCGGCTATCGATCTTGCTCTGGCAACCTGA
- a CDS encoding solute carrier family 23 protein produces MSDTGGYFPRWRLKTEGRIMPDERLPAGQTAVLGLQHVVAMFGSTVLAPLIMGFDPNVSILFSGISTLIFFIAVGGRVPSYLGSSFAFIGPVLVATGAAAGAASPDIALALGGIIAAGVLYALIGVIVMIVGHNWIEKLMPPVLTGAIVAAIGLVLAPIAIASASGTGPGNPDGDQLSRWIAILTVTSVGAIAVYAPGMTRRLPILLGGAIAYLAYLVLANGFGLGKPVDFAGVAAAAWFGLPAFTTPVFSAPAIALIAPVVVILVAENLGHIKAIGAMTGRNLDPYLGRAFIGDGIATIFSGAFGGTGMTTYAENMGVMAITRIFSTLVFIVAALVAIILGFSPKFGALIQTIPGPVIGGLSVVVFGLIAATAGRIWVENKVDFSEPRNLITVGIALVLGAGNFKLNVAGFTLDGIGTATIGAIAFYHLLGLGRPAQGR; encoded by the coding sequence ATGAGCGATACCGGTGGTTATTTTCCTCGCTGGCGGCTGAAAACCGAAGGGCGCATCATGCCGGATGAGCGGCTGCCCGCCGGGCAGACCGCCGTGCTTGGCCTGCAGCATGTCGTGGCCATGTTCGGTTCTACAGTGCTGGCGCCGCTGATCATGGGTTTCGATCCCAACGTCTCCATCCTGTTTTCAGGCATCTCGACGCTGATCTTCTTCATCGCCGTCGGTGGGCGTGTGCCGAGTTATCTCGGCTCGTCCTTCGCTTTTATCGGTCCCGTGCTGGTGGCAACGGGGGCGGCTGCGGGTGCGGCCAGCCCTGATATCGCGCTGGCACTCGGCGGCATCATCGCGGCCGGCGTGCTTTATGCGCTGATTGGCGTCATCGTCATGATTGTCGGCCATAACTGGATCGAAAAGCTGATGCCGCCGGTTCTAACCGGCGCGATCGTCGCCGCAATCGGTCTCGTGCTGGCACCAATCGCGATCGCAAGCGCCTCCGGCACAGGGCCGGGTAATCCCGATGGCGACCAGTTGTCGCGCTGGATTGCGATTTTGACGGTGACGTCGGTCGGTGCGATCGCGGTCTATGCGCCCGGCATGACGCGCCGGCTGCCCATTCTTCTCGGCGGCGCGATTGCCTATCTCGCCTATCTCGTGCTCGCAAACGGTTTCGGTCTCGGCAAGCCCGTTGATTTTGCAGGTGTTGCGGCCGCAGCCTGGTTCGGATTGCCGGCCTTCACCACGCCGGTGTTTTCCGCACCGGCGATTGCCCTGATCGCCCCGGTCGTCGTCATTCTGGTGGCGGAAAATCTCGGGCATATCAAGGCGATCGGCGCGATGACCGGCCGTAATCTCGACCCCTATCTCGGCCGTGCCTTTATTGGTGACGGCATCGCGACGATCTTTTCCGGCGCCTTCGGCGGCACCGGCATGACGACCTATGCCGAAAACATGGGCGTGATGGCGATCACCCGTATCTTCTCGACGCTCGTCTTCATCGTCGCAGCACTGGTTGCCATCATCCTCGGCTTCTCACCGAAATTTGGCGCCCTCATCCAGACGATACCGGGACCCGTCATCGGCGGCCTGTCGGTTGTGGTCTTCGGCCTGATCGCGGCGACCGCAGGGCGCATCTGGGTGGAAAACAAGGTCGATTTCTCCGAACCGCGCAACCTCATCACCGTGGGCATCGCGCTGGTTCTGGGCGCCGGCAATTTCAAGCTCAATGTCGCCGGTTTCACGCTGGATGGCATCGGCACGGCGACAATCGGCGCGATTGCGTTTTACCACCTTTTGGGTCTCGGCAGACCGGCGCAGGGCAGGTGA
- a CDS encoding BtpA/SgcQ family protein, which yields MQTISDNAANAIQEIFGRSKALIGMIHCPAFPGAPRYRNASMDAIYDACMRDAERLIEGGMHGLIVENHGDVPFSKPDDIGPETSAFMSVVTDRIVRTAGVPVGINVLANAPIPAFAIAKAGGAKFIRVNQWANAYVANEGFMEGRAAEAMRYRSLLRAEHIKVFADSHVKHGAHAITADRSIDELTRDLAFFDADGVIATGQRTGNSASLEEIEEIGAATHLPLLVGSGVNEGNIVEILKRTSGVIVASSLKEGGVWWNPVELARVRSFVAAARPGLEA from the coding sequence ATGCAGACCATATCCGACAACGCGGCCAATGCTATCCAGGAAATTTTCGGTCGCAGCAAGGCGCTGATCGGCATGATCCATTGCCCGGCGTTTCCGGGAGCGCCGCGTTATCGCAACGCGAGCATGGACGCCATCTATGATGCCTGCATGCGCGATGCCGAGCGCCTCATCGAAGGCGGCATGCACGGCCTGATCGTCGAAAACCACGGAGACGTGCCCTTCTCCAAGCCAGATGATATCGGGCCCGAAACGTCAGCCTTCATGAGCGTGGTGACCGACCGCATCGTTCGCACCGCCGGTGTGCCTGTCGGCATCAACGTGCTGGCGAATGCTCCCATCCCGGCCTTCGCCATCGCCAAGGCGGGCGGGGCAAAGTTCATCCGCGTCAACCAATGGGCCAATGCCTATGTGGCCAATGAGGGCTTTATGGAAGGGCGCGCGGCCGAGGCGATGCGCTACCGCTCGCTGCTGAGGGCAGAGCATATCAAGGTTTTCGCCGACAGCCACGTCAAACACGGAGCCCATGCCATCACGGCGGATCGCAGCATCGATGAACTGACGCGCGACCTTGCCTTCTTCGATGCCGACGGCGTCATCGCAACGGGACAGCGCACCGGCAACAGTGCATCCCTGGAGGAGATCGAGGAAATCGGTGCAGCGACACATCTGCCGCTGCTTGTCGGCTCGGGTGTCAATGAAGGCAACATCGTCGAGATCCTCAAACGGACCAGCGGTGTTATCGTCGCTTCTTCACTCAAGGAGGGTGGCGTCTGGTGGAACCCGGTCGAACTGGCGCGGGTACGCTCTTTTGTTGCCGCAGCCCGCCCCGGCCTCGAAGCCTGA
- a CDS encoding TetR/AcrR family transcriptional regulator → MTETTRKRGRPRLLDRNTGLDIAARLFWERGYEGTSIADLTHAMGITPPSLYATFGSKEELFRLALDHHIAQQSERRAGLLQAKIPAHEALAAYLYDIAEGDTQPDKPRGCIVSTAVLQHSEENASVARATAALREGAIQILKARFDRAIHDGELPEQTDTDTLARFYGAIIQGMSAQACDGACTETLKAVVDVALMAWPGKQGASGRWSGLNK, encoded by the coding sequence ATGACTGAAACGACGCGAAAACGCGGCAGGCCGCGCCTGCTCGATCGGAATACCGGGCTCGACATCGCGGCCCGGCTGTTCTGGGAGCGGGGATATGAGGGAACCTCGATAGCGGATCTCACCCATGCGATGGGGATCACGCCGCCATCTCTTTATGCGACCTTCGGTTCGAAGGAAGAACTGTTCCGGCTGGCGCTCGATCATCATATCGCGCAACAAAGCGAGCGCCGTGCCGGACTATTGCAGGCGAAAATACCGGCCCACGAGGCGCTTGCCGCGTACCTTTACGATATTGCAGAAGGCGACACCCAGCCGGACAAGCCGCGCGGATGCATCGTTTCGACCGCCGTTCTCCAGCATTCGGAAGAAAACGCCTCCGTCGCCCGTGCCACGGCAGCATTGCGCGAGGGGGCGATACAGATTCTCAAGGCGCGGTTCGATCGCGCCATCCATGACGGTGAGCTACCGGAACAAACCGATACGGACACCCTTGCGCGCTTTTATGGCGCAATTATTCAGGGCATGTCTGCCCAGGCTTGCGACGGTGCATGTACGGAGACATTAAAGGCCGTCGTCGACGTGGCGCTGATGGCGTGGCCGGGAAAGCAAGGCGCTAGCGGCCGATGGAGCGGCCTCAACAAGTGA
- a CDS encoding Pls/PosA family non-ribosomal peptide synthetase, which translates to MEPTVFAPIAPSLPVREDEPYARDEMLHEIFEQTAKRFQAKCAVRLLGHDPENSRRTRLSYAQLAERATRFARQLRAMGVQRGDRVVICLPRGLDQYMAILGTLWAGACYVPVDWSYPQDRIDFIAEDSGATLIVTDAERAGGMRVTTLVVNETLGDLAAQDAVPITRAESGASPDDLAYIIYTSGTTGRPKGVMISHRSACHFLRSEGAILAIEESDRVFGGFSIAFDMSIETMWSAFSAGAELLVATEALHKAGPDVGITLAAESVTVWHVVPSLFTLVEAEIPTLRIVNLGGEACPPDLVERWARPGLRILNTYGPTETTVTATWTEVQPGRRVTIGRPLPGYTAWIVDEKLWPVAAGAEGELVIGGPGLSGGYVNRPDLTADKFVNTPFYGPDGLPARIYRSGDLVRLDAVGDIEFMGRIDTQVKIRGFRVELAEIEAVIAEDASVAQAVVHLFRDNDGSELLAAFLVARGNAAIDMEAARKRVNDRLPNYMRPVVYQVLDALPTLPASGKVDRKALQRPVVVAVTDRETVAPETPLEIQLHAIWSEAFAPQKVSVEDDLFEDLGGHSLKAARLASAIRKSSGLSGVSIQDLYAAPTIRRLAERLRDRVTADTAVLEPFHRVSEFQKRLCWALQTIALVPIYAVAGLQWFFPYLAYTYLVEDFGRVSALLLGGLSFVFIPPLGMVFAIIVKWLIIGRYKPGDYPLWGSYYLRWWLVRRLSDIIATPYLSGTPMIRFYYRLLGARIGRRAFIGTVSIDTADLVTIGDDAIVSDYAMLATSSVERGLLRIGSVRIGNSAFIGTMSVVGRNSAIGDAAALDDLSSLPMNQSIPSGESWSGSPAKCIATGRIAQRDGEAGFLRRLLVGFGLFIAAVILPLVAILPIAPGLIAMIEIDWNTDGYSYLLISPFLALTYIILMCVLTVAAKRLILGPVRPGRYSIHSWFYLRFWFVQQVTDLALALLHPIYATLYVIPWYRALGVRIGKRAEISTAAKIVPDLVDIGPESFIADAVVFGAARHEPGIIELAHTRIGRRSFIGNSAVLPTGATIADGVLIGVLSKPPADGGAEQPDGTWFGSPPISLPVRQAVGLFDEGARFNPRPRLVAMRLAIEAIRVILPLTLFLAFFSLLFSVVGDIQDYDDSHLLIAVIFPFLYIGFALACGLSVVALKWLVMGRYKPTTKPLWSTFVWRTELVTATYENLAVPNLLQPLRGTPWLAFFLRLLGCKIGRDCFIDTTDITEHDLVRIGDEVALNEFSGLQTHLFEDRVMKVSGVTVGDRAVIGSYAIVLYDAEIGEDAQLGDLSVVMKGETLPAGTSWEGSPAQLVRNA; encoded by the coding sequence TTGGAACCTACAGTATTCGCGCCGATTGCTCCGTCGCTACCAGTCCGAGAGGATGAGCCTTACGCCCGCGACGAGATGCTGCACGAAATATTCGAGCAGACAGCCAAACGATTTCAGGCCAAATGCGCCGTCAGGCTGCTTGGCCACGATCCCGAAAACAGCCGCCGCACCCGGCTCAGCTACGCGCAGCTGGCCGAGCGTGCCACCCGGTTTGCCCGCCAGCTTCGCGCGATGGGGGTTCAGCGGGGGGATCGCGTCGTCATCTGCCTGCCGCGCGGCCTTGATCAATATATGGCCATCCTCGGCACCCTCTGGGCCGGCGCCTGTTATGTGCCGGTTGACTGGAGCTATCCGCAGGATCGGATCGATTTCATTGCCGAGGATAGCGGTGCCACCCTCATCGTCACGGATGCGGAACGGGCCGGCGGCATGCGGGTAACAACGCTTGTGGTCAACGAGACGCTCGGTGATCTGGCCGCCCAGGATGCCGTGCCGATCACCCGCGCCGAAAGCGGCGCGTCTCCCGATGACCTCGCCTATATCATCTACACGTCGGGAACTACCGGTCGCCCGAAGGGCGTGATGATTTCCCACCGCAGCGCCTGCCATTTCCTGCGCTCCGAAGGGGCGATCCTCGCCATTGAAGAAAGCGACAGGGTTTTCGGCGGCTTCAGCATCGCCTTCGACATGTCGATCGAGACGATGTGGAGTGCTTTTTCCGCCGGTGCGGAGTTGCTCGTCGCCACTGAGGCGCTGCATAAGGCGGGGCCTGATGTGGGTATCACTCTGGCGGCTGAAAGCGTTACCGTCTGGCATGTGGTGCCGTCGCTCTTCACCCTCGTTGAGGCGGAAATACCCACGCTCCGCATCGTCAACCTGGGCGGAGAGGCATGTCCGCCTGATCTCGTCGAGCGCTGGGCGCGACCGGGGCTTCGGATTCTCAACACCTATGGACCGACCGAGACGACTGTGACGGCCACCTGGACCGAGGTGCAGCCCGGCCGGCGTGTCACCATCGGCCGGCCCCTGCCGGGATATACGGCCTGGATCGTCGACGAAAAACTTTGGCCGGTCGCTGCCGGCGCTGAAGGTGAACTTGTCATCGGCGGCCCCGGTCTCAGCGGCGGTTATGTGAACCGTCCCGATCTCACCGCGGACAAGTTCGTCAACACGCCGTTTTATGGCCCGGACGGGCTTCCTGCCCGGATTTATCGCTCTGGGGACCTCGTGCGTCTCGATGCGGTCGGCGACATCGAGTTCATGGGGCGCATCGATACGCAGGTGAAAATCCGCGGTTTTCGCGTCGAACTCGCGGAAATCGAAGCGGTCATTGCCGAAGATGCGTCGGTCGCGCAGGCCGTCGTCCATCTTTTCCGCGATAATGACGGATCGGAACTGCTGGCTGCATTCCTTGTTGCGCGCGGCAACGCCGCAATCGACATGGAAGCCGCCCGGAAACGGGTGAATGATCGTCTGCCGAACTATATGCGGCCGGTCGTTTATCAGGTGCTGGACGCCCTGCCGACCCTGCCGGCCTCCGGCAAGGTGGATCGAAAGGCGCTGCAGCGGCCGGTCGTCGTTGCCGTCACGGATCGGGAAACCGTCGCGCCCGAAACGCCGCTTGAAATCCAGCTCCATGCCATCTGGTCCGAGGCTTTCGCACCGCAGAAAGTTTCGGTGGAAGACGATCTGTTCGAGGATCTCGGTGGCCATTCGCTGAAGGCTGCCCGTCTCGCCTCGGCAATCCGCAAATCGTCGGGCCTTTCCGGCGTTTCCATTCAGGATCTCTATGCCGCACCCACGATCCGGCGGCTTGCCGAACGGCTGCGCGACCGCGTGACGGCAGATACGGCGGTGCTGGAACCTTTCCACCGCGTCAGCGAATTCCAGAAACGCCTGTGCTGGGCGCTCCAGACGATCGCTCTGGTGCCGATCTATGCGGTGGCGGGATTGCAGTGGTTCTTCCCCTACCTCGCCTATACCTATCTGGTCGAAGATTTTGGTCGTGTCTCCGCCCTCCTTCTCGGCGGCCTCAGCTTCGTTTTCATTCCGCCATTGGGAATGGTGTTCGCCATTATCGTCAAATGGCTGATCATCGGCCGCTACAAGCCCGGCGATTATCCATTATGGGGCAGCTATTATCTGCGCTGGTGGCTGGTGCGGCGCCTCTCCGACATCATCGCCACGCCTTATCTCAGCGGCACGCCGATGATCCGTTTTTATTACCGGCTGCTGGGCGCCCGGATCGGTCGTCGCGCCTTTATCGGCACGGTCAGCATCGATACCGCCGATCTCGTCACCATCGGCGATGACGCCATCGTCAGCGATTATGCCATGCTGGCGACCAGTTCGGTTGAGCGGGGTCTGCTGCGCATCGGCTCGGTCAGGATCGGCAACAGCGCTTTCATCGGCACCATGTCGGTGGTTGGACGCAACAGCGCGATTGGTGATGCGGCCGCGCTTGACGATCTCTCTTCCCTGCCTATGAACCAGTCGATCCCTTCAGGGGAAAGCTGGAGCGGCTCTCCCGCCAAGTGCATCGCAACCGGGCGTATCGCCCAGCGGGACGGGGAGGCGGGCTTTCTGCGTCGTCTGCTGGTTGGCTTCGGACTGTTCATCGCTGCGGTCATTCTTCCTCTGGTCGCGATCCTGCCGATTGCGCCGGGTCTGATCGCGATGATCGAAATCGACTGGAATACCGATGGTTATTCCTACCTGCTGATTTCGCCGTTCCTCGCGCTTACCTACATCATCCTGATGTGTGTTTTGACCGTTGCCGCCAAACGCCTGATCCTCGGGCCGGTCCGGCCCGGGCGATATTCGATCCATAGCTGGTTCTATCTGCGGTTCTGGTTCGTCCAGCAGGTGACCGATCTGGCGCTGGCGCTGCTTCATCCGATCTACGCGACGCTCTACGTCATCCCCTGGTATCGTGCGCTCGGCGTGCGGATCGGCAAGCGCGCCGAAATCTCGACGGCTGCGAAAATCGTGCCCGATCTCGTCGATATCGGGCCGGAAAGCTTCATTGCGGACGCGGTTGTCTTCGGTGCGGCGCGCCATGAGCCGGGCATTATCGAGCTGGCGCATACCCGGATCGGGCGACGGTCCTTCATCGGCAACTCGGCCGTGTTGCCAACAGGTGCAACCATTGCCGACGGCGTCCTGATCGGTGTGCTTTCCAAGCCGCCAGCAGATGGCGGTGCCGAGCAGCCGGACGGAACCTGGTTCGGTTCCCCGCCGATTTCGCTGCCCGTGCGGCAAGCCGTCGGCCTGTTCGATGAGGGCGCGCGCTTTAATCCGCGGCCGCGCCTTGTCGCGATGCGGCTGGCCATCGAGGCCATCCGGGTGATCCTGCCGCTGACATTGTTTCTGGCATTTTTTAGCCTGCTTTTCTCTGTTGTGGGCGATATCCAGGATTATGACGACAGCCACTTGCTGATCGCCGTGATTTTCCCCTTCCTTTACATTGGCTTTGCGCTCGCCTGCGGCCTCAGCGTCGTTGCGCTCAAATGGCTGGTGATGGGGCGGTATAAACCGACGACAAAGCCGCTCTGGAGCACCTTCGTCTGGCGAACGGAACTGGTGACGGCGACCTATGAAAACCTGGCGGTGCCGAACCTGCTGCAACCGCTGCGGGGCACGCCCTGGCTGGCGTTTTTTCTTCGCCTTCTGGGCTGCAAGATCGGCCGTGACTGCTTTATCGACACGACTGACATTACCGAACATGATCTGGTGCGAATTGGCGACGAAGTGGCGCTCAATGAATTCTCCGGTCTGCAAACCCACCTGTTTGAAGACCGCGTCATGAAAGTGAGCGGCGTGACGGTCGGTGACCGCGCCGTGATCGGCTCCTATGCCATCGTGCTCTACGATGCCGAAATCGGGGAGGACGCCCAGCTTGGCGATCTTTCCGTGGTCATGAAAGGCGAGACGCTGCCGGCCGGAACATCGTGGGAAGGCTCTCCGGCGCAACTCGTGCGCAATGCATGA
- a CDS encoding cupin domain-containing protein produces the protein MRTETHIFDAGDQIPNNQSFPVIIYRQVNSQPDTAAFEALFSRNGWTGIWRNGVFDYHHYHSGAHEVLGVGRGQATLQIGGADGQALEVTQGDCLILPAGTGHMRLKSSADFQVVGAYPPGQQADIQTSAPTEEMRARIKSLPKPETDPVNGVSGGLVELW, from the coding sequence ATGAGAACCGAAACACACATCTTCGATGCCGGTGATCAAATTCCCAATAACCAGTCATTTCCAGTCATCATCTATCGGCAGGTCAATTCGCAACCGGACACAGCCGCGTTCGAGGCGTTGTTTTCCCGCAACGGCTGGACAGGGATCTGGCGCAACGGCGTATTCGACTACCACCATTACCACAGCGGCGCGCATGAGGTTCTCGGCGTCGGGCGTGGTCAGGCAACATTGCAGATCGGCGGGGCTGACGGACAGGCCCTGGAGGTCACTCAGGGAGACTGTCTGATTTTACCGGCAGGCACCGGTCATATGAGGCTGAAATCCTCCGCGGATTTTCAGGTCGTGGGCGCATATCCGCCCGGGCAGCAGGCTGACATTCAGACCTCAGCACCAACAGAAGAGATGCGCGCGCGAATAAAGTCCCTGCCCAAGCCCGAGACCGATCCAGTAAACGGTGTATCAGGCGGTCTGGTCGAACTGTGGTAA
- a CDS encoding SDR family NAD(P)-dependent oxidoreductase, translated as MSQKLSNKVALITGSSRGIGRAAALAFAKEGAGLIGVHYGANPDAAQATIREIEALGSKAIALKADLRDGKAATDNLWDQFKQASIAFTGTPSLDILVNNAGIAPATPLKDMTEAAFDELMTINFKAPFFLIQAVADHLRDNGRIINISTGFTRIAAPTHPAYAASKGALETLTLALAPEFGRRGITVNSVLPGVTETDMNAGWLAAPEARAGAEALSVFSRIGRAEDIADVITFLASDDARWTTGQMIDATGGARI; from the coding sequence ATGTCTCAGAAACTGTCGAACAAAGTCGCCCTCATAACGGGAAGTTCAAGGGGCATCGGCCGTGCCGCCGCCCTGGCATTTGCCAAGGAGGGCGCAGGTCTTATCGGCGTCCATTATGGCGCAAACCCCGATGCCGCGCAGGCGACGATCCGCGAGATCGAAGCCCTCGGCTCGAAGGCGATCGCCCTCAAGGCCGATCTACGCGATGGGAAAGCGGCAACAGACAACCTGTGGGATCAGTTCAAGCAAGCGTCCATCGCTTTCACCGGCACGCCATCGCTCGACATTCTCGTCAATAATGCGGGCATCGCGCCGGCGACACCGTTGAAAGACATGACCGAGGCCGCGTTCGACGAGTTGATGACGATCAACTTCAAAGCGCCCTTCTTCCTCATCCAGGCTGTCGCCGATCATCTCCGCGACAATGGCCGTATCATCAATATCTCGACCGGTTTCACCCGCATCGCGGCACCGACCCATCCGGCTTATGCCGCTTCCAAGGGGGCGCTTGAAACATTGACGCTGGCGCTTGCACCGGAATTCGGCCGGCGCGGAATTACTGTTAATTCGGTGCTTCCGGGCGTGACTGAAACCGACATGAACGCCGGATGGCTGGCAGCGCCTGAAGCGCGTGCCGGTGCCGAAGCCCTGTCGGTCTTCTCACGGATCGGCCGCGCCGAGGACATCGCTGACGTCATTACGTTCCTCGCCTCCGATGATGCCCGCTGGACGACCGGGCAGATGATTGACGCGACGGGTGGTGCGCGGATTTGA